The Panicum hallii strain FIL2 chromosome 9, PHallii_v3.1, whole genome shotgun sequence genome has a window encoding:
- the LOC112874338 gene encoding probable inorganic phosphate transporter 1-3: MAGKQLNVLTTLDQAKTQWYHFMAIVIAGMGFFTDAYDLFCISLVSKLLGRLYYTEPNSPNPGSLPPNVSAAVNGVALCGTLAGQLFFGWLGDKLGRKSVYGFTLILMVLCSIASGLSFGHTAKGVIATLCFFRFWLGFGIGGDYPLSATIMSEYANKRTRGAFIAAVFAMQGFGILFGAIVALVVSAGFRNSYPAPSYQDNPAASLVPEADYVWRIILMFGTIPAALTYYWRMKMPETARYTALIARNAKQAAADMSKVLNAEIVEDADRAERDAAGAGNEWGLFSPQFVRRHGLHLLATTSTWFLLDIAFYSQNLFQKDIFSKVGWIPPAKTMNAVEEVFRIARAQALIALCGTIPGYWFTVGFIDIVGRFGIQLMGFFMMTVFMLGLAVPYHHWTTAGHHTGFVVMYGFTFFFANFGPNSTTFIVPAEIFPARLRSTCHGISAAAGKAGAIIGAFGFLYAAQDPHKPEAGYSPGIGIRNALFVLAGTNFLGMIMTLLVPESKGLSLEEISKETVDDEEAA; this comes from the coding sequence aTGGCGGGCAAGCAGCTCAACGTTCTGACGACGCTGGACCAGGCGAAGACGCAGTGGTACCACTTCATGGCCATCGTGATCGCCGGCATGGGCTTCTTCACGGACGCCTACGACCTCTTCTGCATCTCCCTCGTCTCCAAGCTGCTGGGACGCCTGTACTACACCGAGCCCAACAGCCCCAACCCCGGCAGCCTGCCGCCCAACGTGTCGGCGGCCGTGAACGGCGTCGCGCTGTGCGGCACGCTGGCCGGCCAGCTCTTCTTCGGCTGGCTCGGCGACAAGCTCGGCCGCAAGAGCGTCTACGGCTTCACGCTCATCCTCATGGTGCTGTGCTCCATCGCGTCGGGGCTCTCGTTCGGCCACACGGCCAAGGGCGTCATCGCCACGCTCTGCTTCTTCCGCTTCTGGCTGGGCTTCGGCATCGGCGGCGACTACCCGCTCTCCGCGACCATCATGTCCGAGTATGCCAACAAGCGGACCCGCGGCGCCTTCATCGCCGCCGTGTTCGCCATGCAGGGCTTCGGCATCCTCTTCGGCGCCATCGTGGCGCTCGTGGTGTCCGCCGGCTTCCGGAACTCGTACCCGGCTCCGTCGTACCAGGACAACCCCGCGGCGTCGCTCGTCCCCGAGGCCGACTACGTGTGGCGCATCATCCTCATGTTCGGCACCATCCCGGCGGCGCTCACCTACTACTGGCGCATGAAGATGCCGGAGACGGCGCGCTACACCGCGCTAATCGCGCGCAACGCCAAGCAGGCCGCGGCCGACATGTCCAAGGTGCTCAACGCGGAGATCGTCGAGGACGCGGACCGTGCCGAGCGCGACGCCGCCGGGGCCGGCAACGAGTGGGGACTCTTCTCGCCGCAGTTCGTGCGCCGGCACGGGCTCCACCTGCTGGCCACCACCAGCACGTGGTTCCTGCTCGACATCGCCTTCTACAGCCAGAACCTGTTCCAGAAGGACATCTTCTCCAAGGTCGGGTGGATCCCGCCGGCCAAGACCATGAACGCCGTCGAGGAGGTGTTCCGCATCGCGCGCGCGCAGGCGCTCATCGCGCTCTGCGGCACCATCCCGGGCTACTGGTTCAccgtcggcttcatcgacatcGTCGGCCGCTTCGGCATCCAGCTGATGGGCTTCTTCATGATGACCGTCTTCatgctcggcctcgccgtgccgTACCACCACTGGACGACGGCCGGCCACCACACCGGCTTCGTCGTCATGTACGGCTTCACCTTCTTCTTCGCAAACTTCGGGCCCAACAGCACCACCTTCATCGTCCCCGCCGAGATCTTCCCGGCGCGGCTGCGGTCCACCTGCCACGGCATCTCGGCCGCCGCGGGGAAGGCCggcgccatcatcggcgcgttCGGGTTCCTGTACGCCGCGCAGGACCCGCACAAGCCGGAGGCCGGATACTCGCCCGGCATCGGCATTCGCAACGCGCTGTTCGTGCTCGCCGGTACAAACTTCCTCGGGATGATCATGACGCTGCTGGTGCCGGAGTCCAAGGGCCTGTCGCTCGAGGAGATATCCAAGGAGACCGTCGACGACGAGGAGGCGGCGTGA